One region of Candidatus Bathyarchaeota archaeon genomic DNA includes:
- a CDS encoding flavodoxin domain-containing protein codes for MNTCVVYFSRTGNTKRLAQAIADATKATLFDIAATQPSALASFDLVILGTPVEGSSPTKETSAFIDAMPSGEGKKVILFVTYRIFGNERAMKTLEKTLKTKGYEIVLKVSKKGMKPDVEADFTEVLTKIKTAIQI; via the coding sequence ATGAACACCTGCGTTGTATATTTCTCACGTACTGGCAACACCAAACGTTTAGCCCAAGCCATAGCTGACGCCACCAAAGCAACCCTCTTCGACATAGCCGCGACTCAACCGTCCGCTCTTGCAAGTTTTGACCTTGTTATTTTGGGGACGCCCGTAGAGGGGAGCAGCCCAACCAAAGAAACCAGCGCCTTCATCGACGCCATGCCTTCTGGGGAAGGCAAAAAAGTCATCCTCTTTGTTACCTACCGCATCTTTGGTAACGAGCGGGCCATGAAAACCTTGGAGAAAACGCTCAAAACAAAGGGCTACGAAATCGTGCTCAAGGTCTCCAAGAAAGGCATGAAACCCGACGTGGAAGCTGACTTTACAGAAGTCTTAACGAAAATAAAAACGGCTATACAAATATAG
- a CDS encoding ATP-dependent DNA ligase, producing the protein MNYAVIAEAYEKIESTTKRLEMTDHLVALLEQTPKEVISRVVYLTQGKLYPDFVGIEMGVAEKLAIKALIRASGASESAILLMLQKSGDIGETSQKTLEKRKQSTFFTKSLTVERVYETLDKLAKTQGSGAVDTKMALLSGLLTDASPMEAKWLIRTVTGNLRLGIADMTVLDALAIAYGGGKTARELIERAYNISSDLGKVAYTVADRGLEGIQAFQVEVFEPIRPMLAERLGVPEEILEKFGGKCVAEYKYDGERVQAHKKGDKVVLYSRRLENISSQYPDAVELVRSQIAAQEAIFEAECVAMDLETGDMRPFQELMHRRRKYGVEEAIEQYPISLFAFDALFVDGKDLTREPFPQRREALKTLIREGERVKPATQKLVSSPKELEDFFEEAIEDGCEGVMCKSIAKDSVYQAGARGWLWIKFKRDYRSEMTDTVDLVVVGAFHGRGKRVGAYGALLLATYNPENDTFESVTKCGTGFTDKDLATLYEMLQKHVIPRRNSRVQTTLEADVWFEPAVVLEILGAEVTLSPIHMAAMDSIRKGSGLAIRFPRFTGKYRTDKAPEDATSSAEIVEMYRGQLKKIGEAPKA; encoded by the coding sequence ATGAACTACGCCGTAATCGCCGAAGCCTACGAAAAAATTGAATCCACCACCAAACGCCTAGAAATGACCGACCACCTCGTCGCACTCTTAGAGCAGACGCCTAAAGAAGTCATCAGCCGCGTCGTTTACCTCACACAGGGCAAACTCTACCCTGACTTTGTGGGCATAGAGATGGGCGTCGCAGAAAAACTCGCCATTAAGGCACTCATCCGCGCTTCAGGAGCCAGCGAAAGCGCAATCCTGTTGATGCTGCAAAAAAGCGGCGACATCGGCGAAACCAGCCAAAAAACCCTCGAAAAACGCAAACAATCCACATTTTTCACCAAATCCCTCACCGTAGAACGCGTCTATGAGACGCTTGACAAGCTGGCTAAGACGCAGGGCAGTGGCGCTGTAGATACAAAAATGGCGTTGCTCTCAGGGCTCCTAACCGATGCTTCTCCGATGGAAGCTAAATGGCTCATCCGCACCGTAACAGGCAACCTACGACTGGGCATCGCGGACATGACGGTGCTTGATGCGTTGGCGATTGCGTATGGCGGCGGCAAAACAGCCCGAGAACTCATCGAACGCGCCTATAACATCTCCTCGGACCTTGGTAAAGTCGCCTACACCGTCGCAGACCGCGGCTTAGAGGGTATTCAAGCGTTTCAGGTGGAAGTTTTTGAACCCATCCGCCCCATGCTTGCTGAACGTTTAGGCGTACCTGAGGAGATTTTGGAGAAATTCGGCGGCAAATGCGTAGCCGAATACAAATACGACGGCGAACGGGTGCAAGCCCACAAAAAAGGCGACAAAGTTGTCCTCTACTCTAGGCGGCTGGAAAACATTTCCAGCCAGTACCCTGATGCTGTAGAGCTTGTGCGGAGCCAGATAGCCGCGCAAGAGGCGATTTTTGAGGCTGAATGCGTAGCCATGGATCTTGAAACGGGGGATATGCGTCCTTTCCAAGAGTTGATGCATCGGCGCCGCAAATACGGCGTCGAGGAAGCCATCGAACAATACCCCATTTCCCTGTTCGCGTTTGATGCGCTTTTTGTGGATGGCAAAGATTTGACGCGGGAGCCTTTTCCGCAACGCCGTGAAGCTTTAAAGACGCTTATTCGCGAGGGCGAGCGTGTGAAGCCTGCCACACAGAAGTTGGTCAGTAGCCCTAAGGAGTTGGAGGATTTCTTTGAGGAAGCCATCGAGGACGGCTGCGAGGGCGTCATGTGCAAATCCATCGCCAAAGACTCCGTGTATCAGGCGGGTGCAAGGGGTTGGTTGTGGATTAAGTTTAAGCGGGATTACCGAAGCGAAATGACCGACACAGTGGACCTCGTGGTAGTCGGCGCTTTTCATGGTAGGGGGAAGCGTGTTGGCGCTTACGGAGCGCTGCTGCTGGCAACCTATAACCCAGAGAATGATACTTTTGAGTCTGTTACGAAATGTGGCACGGGCTTCACTGACAAGGATCTTGCCACTTTGTATGAGATGTTGCAGAAGCATGTTATTCCCCGCCGAAACAGCCGCGTCCAAACCACGCTTGAAGCTGACGTTTGGTTTGAGCCTGCTGTGGTGCTTGAGATTTTGGGCGCTGAAGTAACTTTGAGCCCCATTCACATGGCTGCCATGGATTCCATCCGCAAGGGCAGCGGGTTGGCTATTCGTTTTCCACGTTTTACTGGTAAGTATCGTACGGACAAAGCGCCAGAAGACGCTACCTCCTCTGCGGAAATCGTGGAGATGTATCGTGGGCAGCTTAAGAAAATCGGGGAAGCCCCTAAAGCTTAA
- a CDS encoding SRPBCC family protein: MVKSIDIEASPGEVFNFLIDFEKMNKAHEGFTKAEYTSKGPVGLGTTAHFVGKHGGTETHWDMAITEWVENQKIVWSTAPDSKQKLINVYSIEPVGEGVRLSHGGEYELPYSVFGKIVDKLSVSKEVDKEVTLELEYIKKAVEYGQEMEYTVNI; this comes from the coding sequence ATGGTAAAATCCATTGATATCGAAGCCTCCCCCGGGGAGGTTTTTAATTTCTTAATTGACTTTGAAAAAATGAACAAGGCACATGAAGGATTCACCAAAGCCGAATATACCTCAAAGGGTCCTGTTGGCCTTGGAACCACTGCACATTTTGTTGGCAAGCATGGCGGTACAGAAACACATTGGGATATGGCTATAACTGAATGGGTAGAAAATCAAAAAATCGTCTGGAGTACGGCGCCAGATAGTAAACAAAAACTGATAAACGTTTACAGCATTGAACCCGTTGGAGAAGGCGTCAGGCTGTCGCATGGTGGGGAATATGAGTTGCCCTATTCTGTTTTCGGAAAAATTGTCGACAAATTAAGCGTCAGCAAAGAAGTCGACAAAGAAGTAACCTTAGAGCTGGAGTACATCAAGAAAGCTGTTGAATATGGACAAGAGATGGAGTACACCGTAAACATTTAG
- the trxA gene encoding thioredoxin: MSNLPFHVTDANFEQTINSNKVVFVDFWATWCGPCRALAPTIEEVAKEYQGKVLVGKLDVDENPATAERFQVFSIPTMILFVNGQETERIVGLCPKSRITDTLNKQQ, from the coding sequence ATGAGCAATCTACCTTTCCATGTAACAGACGCGAATTTTGAACAAACAATCAATAGTAACAAGGTGGTTTTTGTTGACTTCTGGGCAACCTGGTGCGGTCCCTGCCGCGCTTTAGCCCCAACCATCGAGGAAGTCGCAAAAGAATACCAAGGCAAAGTACTCGTAGGAAAACTAGACGTAGACGAGAACCCCGCCACCGCCGAACGTTTCCAAGTCTTCAGCATTCCAACTATGATTCTGTTTGTCAATGGGCAGGAAACTGAGCGGATTGTCGGTTTGTGCCCCAAAAGCCGAATCACCGACACCTTAAACAAGCAACAGTAA
- a CDS encoding class I SAM-dependent methyltransferase, producing the protein MRIIEHNKIDLAILKTYLTKPPLYTEGTSKFWDDEYVSLQMLKLHLNPEVDSASRTKATLQAESAFIIRETGLTAAKAVLDLGCGPGLYVGEFAKTGAHVTGVDISKRSIEYANKNIKPAYANVDFAQMNYFDLDFRGLFDVVTLIFYDFCVLNPTEQKNLLMRINSALKIDGVLVFDVVSESFKVAESTQVSISEGEGFWSPKPYLEIANTYLYENPKTLGQQYTIISEDGSVEVTRLYTRLFNKKELSELLSQCGFRVEKIYKNLKGEPLNEGSETYGIFARKV; encoded by the coding sequence TTGCGCATTATTGAACACAATAAAATCGATTTAGCAATCCTCAAAACCTATCTAACAAAGCCCCCTTTGTACACGGAAGGTACATCAAAATTTTGGGACGACGAATACGTTTCTTTGCAGATGTTGAAGCTTCATCTAAATCCTGAAGTAGACTCCGCCAGCCGAACCAAAGCTACCCTCCAAGCAGAATCAGCCTTCATAATTCGTGAAACAGGTTTAACCGCGGCAAAGGCGGTGCTTGACTTAGGCTGCGGACCCGGATTGTATGTAGGTGAATTTGCCAAAACGGGTGCACATGTAACAGGTGTGGACATTTCTAAGCGTTCAATAGAGTACGCTAACAAGAACATTAAACCCGCATATGCGAACGTAGACTTTGCGCAGATGAATTATTTTGACTTGGATTTTAGGGGGTTATTTGATGTTGTTACTCTGATTTTTTATGACTTTTGCGTGCTAAACCCAACTGAGCAAAAGAATCTGTTGATGAGAATAAATAGTGCCTTAAAAATCGACGGTGTATTGGTCTTTGATGTGGTATCTGAAAGCTTCAAAGTAGCAGAATCCACTCAGGTCTCCATTTCTGAGGGCGAAGGGTTTTGGAGCCCTAAACCCTACCTAGAAATTGCCAACACCTACCTCTACGAGAACCCCAAAACATTGGGTCAACAGTACACAATCATAAGCGAAGATGGCTCCGTGGAGGTCACCAGACTCTACACCAGACTGTTCAACAAAAAGGAGCTTTCCGAGCTATTGAGCCAGTGTGGATTTAGAGTTGAAAAAATCTACAAAAACCTAAAAGGCGAACCCCTAAACGAGGGCTCAGAGACATACGGCATCTTTGCAAGAAAAGTATGA
- the mtnA gene encoding S-methyl-5-thioribose-1-phosphate isomerase produces the protein MRMIKWQNGVVITPDQTKLPLQEVTLELKTVEQMAEAIKVLRVRGAPLLGAAAGFGVALAAYHSNAKTPKALLAELETAGTFIKRQRPTAVNLFWGVDRVLSKAKTVQGGVEEIKAAVIAEAQAIADEDAAQNRAIGKNGAALIEDGDTILTHCNAGELATVEYGTALGVIRAAWEEGKKIKVIADETRPLLQGARLTAYELKRDGIPVTLITDNMAAYVMSKGLIQKVVVGADRITQDAVFNKIGTYGVAVLAHEHKIPFYVAAPTSTFDLAHKAADITVEERKPEEVTHVGCQQTAPNGIEVFNPAFDPTPLKYVTGIITEKKVYTKKDFTKFSSNFPL, from the coding sequence ATGCGGATGATTAAATGGCAAAACGGCGTCGTAATAACCCCTGACCAAACCAAACTCCCCCTCCAAGAAGTCACTCTCGAACTCAAAACCGTCGAGCAAATGGCAGAAGCCATCAAAGTCCTACGCGTCCGAGGAGCCCCGCTTTTGGGAGCCGCAGCAGGCTTCGGTGTTGCCTTAGCCGCTTACCATTCAAACGCCAAAACCCCCAAAGCCCTTTTAGCGGAACTCGAAACCGCAGGCACATTCATCAAACGCCAACGCCCAACCGCGGTAAACCTGTTCTGGGGCGTCGACCGCGTCTTATCCAAAGCCAAAACCGTGCAAGGCGGCGTTGAGGAGATAAAAGCAGCCGTCATCGCAGAGGCGCAAGCAATCGCTGACGAAGATGCCGCCCAGAACCGCGCCATAGGCAAAAACGGCGCCGCCCTCATCGAAGACGGCGACACCATCCTAACCCACTGCAACGCAGGCGAATTAGCAACCGTCGAATACGGTACAGCCTTGGGTGTTATCCGCGCAGCATGGGAGGAAGGCAAAAAAATCAAGGTCATCGCTGATGAAACCCGTCCGCTTCTGCAGGGTGCACGACTCACAGCGTATGAGCTTAAACGCGACGGCATTCCAGTCACCTTAATCACGGATAACATGGCAGCCTACGTTATGAGCAAAGGTTTAATTCAAAAAGTCGTGGTAGGCGCAGATCGTATCACCCAAGACGCCGTGTTCAACAAAATCGGTACCTATGGCGTGGCGGTGTTGGCGCATGAACACAAAATTCCCTTCTACGTTGCGGCGCCCACATCCACGTTTGATTTGGCACATAAAGCCGCCGACATCACCGTCGAAGAACGCAAACCTGAAGAAGTTACGCATGTGGGTTGCCAGCAAACGGCACCAAACGGCATCGAAGTATTCAACCCCGCATTTGACCCTACCCCGCTAAAATATGTTACAGGCATCATTACAGAGAAGAAGGTCTACACCAAAAAGGACTTCACAAAGTTCAGCTCTAACTTCCCACTTTAA
- a CDS encoding phosphoribosyltransferase family protein, with product MSTHAEDLKLRLMTIELLRTAKYKRNITYRELASKTGLPVTVLSRYAKGHVLPNTTRAKQLWRVLTKLVGLEAELRSRIKFDERGYFDNTEIVGDYNILQQAANHALANFAGKRVTKILTAAVDGVPLATMVANALGVNLIVAKRNKEVGVRAFLEETYILGRDSGVTVTLYIPKESVKKRDSVLIVDDMIKSGETQEALVNLVKKSKAEVSGIFSLIAVGEEWKKRLKSGEDSPVEVVTHLKSPFDNSN from the coding sequence TTGAGCACACACGCAGAAGATCTAAAACTCAGGTTAATGACCATAGAGTTGTTACGAACCGCAAAATACAAACGAAACATCACCTACCGCGAATTAGCCTCCAAAACAGGCTTACCCGTAACCGTGCTAAGCCGCTACGCCAAAGGCCACGTCCTACCCAACACCACCCGCGCCAAACAACTCTGGCGAGTCCTAACCAAACTAGTCGGACTCGAAGCCGAACTCCGCAGCCGCATCAAATTCGACGAACGCGGGTACTTTGACAACACCGAAATCGTCGGAGACTACAACATCCTCCAACAAGCCGCTAACCATGCACTCGCCAACTTCGCCGGCAAACGCGTCACCAAAATCTTAACCGCAGCCGTTGATGGTGTCCCCCTCGCAACCATGGTTGCCAACGCCTTAGGCGTCAACCTTATCGTAGCTAAACGCAACAAAGAAGTCGGCGTCCGAGCCTTCCTAGAAGAAACTTACATCCTGGGACGAGACAGCGGCGTAACCGTAACGCTCTACATCCCCAAGGAATCCGTCAAGAAACGTGACAGCGTACTAATTGTTGATGACATGATTAAGAGCGGCGAAACCCAAGAAGCACTGGTAAACCTCGTCAAGAAATCCAAAGCTGAAGTTTCAGGCATCTTCTCGCTAATTGCAGTCGGCGAAGAATGGAAGAAACGCCTAAAGAGCGGCGAAGACAGCCCAGTCGAGGTTGTCACACACCTCAAATCCCCCTTTGACAACTCCAACTAA
- a CDS encoding PQQ-binding-like beta-propeller repeat protein encodes MTLILLASIATPLIAFFPQASASVSSTQTYLYVGVSPNPVGVGQQALIVAWTQAMPPDIGETEGKVPAPNGRAAWEAHMMVNIVKPDGTNDTQLELPRTDPVGATFGLYVPETAGNYTIQVYYPGEWRNSTVADVQAYFTSAWSAPITLTVQEEAVQNWVESPVTDDWWTRPINDANREWYTLAGNWFGLFAAAYPPGSPGPTGAIGAAVTSNTQYFSYGKGPETAHILWTKPYYAGGIMDSRFESDNGKGNWGFETAHYQGYNFGNPIILQGKLIYQYQNTGHAALGWQAVDLYTGEQIYFSNDTIPSYGQIYNYESPNQHGGIPYLYRTVTTGPSTVWGNGNGTVYDMMDGYTFSHVAFIANVSTAGTMVYGLDGSLLRYNIFNAGTNAAPKYYLQVWNSSAIPSELGSTSGTTYWQWRPQGGAFGAGPALSYTIVHNGAQGFSLNVSLPTDSVWGPRNSVVNQTGSIYSVRQDESIIIGTSGYVDESGTVKGQMVCLSLVPGQAGTQLWKTSFTPPSSANNASVSLMGVYPEYDRMVFYCKSLLKWYGYSLSTGQLMWTSEPQTQFVYYGSGNNMYEGILYTYGYGGVVYAYDLESGELLWQYAAKSVGDESPYGGNYPIGINLVADDKLYLVGSEHSPTQPLYRGPNLRCINATSGEEIWKILFWGARMSPTESNIYMADGILVGLNYYDGEIYAFGRGPSATTVTAANPASTLGSTVLIQGTVTDQTPSGKRTTNDILDFSLKGTPAISDEDMTAWMEYKFMQQPEPVDAKGVPVTLATVDPNGNYREIGEATSDMYGNYAVPFTPDVPGTYQILATFAGSKSYGPSASSTYLTVTDQSTPAPTAATSSVSVADQYFIPAVIAIIITIILVGVVLGVLLLRKRP; translated from the coding sequence ATGACCTTGATACTTTTAGCATCCATTGCAACACCTCTAATCGCCTTTTTTCCCCAAGCATCAGCATCAGTATCCTCAACACAAACCTACCTCTACGTCGGAGTCTCACCTAACCCCGTAGGAGTAGGACAACAAGCCCTCATCGTAGCATGGACCCAAGCAATGCCCCCTGACATCGGCGAAACCGAAGGCAAAGTCCCCGCACCCAACGGACGCGCTGCATGGGAAGCCCACATGATGGTAAACATCGTGAAACCTGACGGAACTAACGACACACAACTTGAACTGCCACGCACCGACCCTGTAGGCGCAACTTTTGGACTCTATGTCCCTGAAACCGCAGGCAACTACACAATCCAAGTTTACTACCCCGGCGAATGGCGAAACTCAACAGTCGCTGACGTTCAAGCCTACTTCACCTCAGCTTGGAGTGCCCCAATCACTCTAACTGTACAAGAAGAAGCAGTCCAAAACTGGGTCGAAAGCCCCGTCACAGATGACTGGTGGACTCGACCCATAAACGACGCAAACCGCGAATGGTACACGCTAGCAGGCAACTGGTTTGGTCTCTTTGCAGCAGCCTATCCTCCTGGTTCACCTGGCCCCACAGGAGCAATCGGAGCCGCAGTAACAAGCAACACCCAATACTTCTCATATGGCAAAGGACCTGAAACTGCACATATTCTGTGGACAAAACCCTACTATGCTGGCGGCATAATGGATTCACGGTTCGAAAGTGACAACGGCAAAGGCAACTGGGGCTTTGAAACCGCACACTACCAAGGCTACAACTTCGGCAACCCCATCATCTTACAGGGTAAATTGATCTATCAGTACCAAAACACTGGCCACGCTGCCCTTGGATGGCAAGCAGTAGACCTCTACACGGGCGAACAAATCTACTTCAGCAACGACACCATACCCTCCTATGGTCAAATCTACAACTACGAATCCCCCAACCAACACGGCGGCATCCCCTACCTCTACCGAACCGTAACCACCGGTCCAAGCACAGTCTGGGGTAACGGTAACGGCACAGTTTACGATATGATGGACGGCTACACCTTTAGCCACGTTGCATTCATCGCAAACGTCAGCACCGCCGGAACCATGGTTTACGGATTAGACGGCAGCCTACTTCGCTACAACATATTTAACGCTGGAACAAACGCGGCGCCAAAGTATTATCTGCAAGTCTGGAACAGCTCTGCGATTCCAAGCGAACTCGGCAGCACATCAGGAACCACCTATTGGCAGTGGCGACCCCAGGGCGGCGCCTTTGGTGCTGGCCCCGCACTCAGCTACACAATAGTGCATAACGGAGCCCAAGGATTCTCACTCAACGTTTCTCTACCTACCGATTCTGTTTGGGGTCCTCGAAATTCCGTTGTGAACCAAACAGGGAGCATCTACTCAGTTCGCCAAGACGAAAGCATAATCATCGGAACATCTGGATACGTTGACGAAAGCGGAACCGTCAAAGGCCAAATGGTGTGCCTAAGCTTAGTGCCCGGTCAAGCCGGAACACAACTCTGGAAGACATCCTTCACGCCACCGTCATCAGCCAACAACGCCTCAGTAAGCCTCATGGGAGTCTACCCCGAATATGACCGCATGGTCTTCTACTGCAAGAGCCTGCTCAAGTGGTATGGTTACAGCCTCTCAACCGGCCAGCTAATGTGGACATCCGAGCCGCAAACTCAATTCGTCTACTACGGTTCAGGCAACAACATGTACGAGGGCATCCTCTATACCTACGGCTACGGCGGAGTCGTCTACGCCTACGACTTAGAATCAGGTGAACTGCTCTGGCAATATGCAGCCAAAAGCGTCGGCGACGAATCCCCCTACGGCGGCAACTACCCCATCGGCATAAACCTTGTTGCAGACGACAAACTCTACCTCGTTGGCAGTGAACATTCTCCCACTCAACCCCTCTATCGTGGACCTAACTTACGCTGTATCAACGCTACTTCTGGCGAAGAAATCTGGAAGATCCTGTTCTGGGGCGCAAGAATGTCACCTACCGAATCCAACATCTACATGGCTGATGGCATCCTAGTCGGTCTCAACTATTACGATGGCGAAATCTACGCTTTCGGCAGAGGTCCCAGCGCAACCACTGTCACCGCAGCCAACCCTGCTTCAACTCTTGGCTCAACCGTGTTGATTCAGGGCACCGTAACAGACCAAACCCCAAGCGGCAAACGCACCACCAACGACATCTTAGACTTCTCCCTCAAAGGCACCCCCGCAATCTCCGACGAAGACATGACGGCCTGGATGGAATACAAATTCATGCAGCAACCCGAACCAGTCGACGCCAAAGGAGTCCCCGTGACTTTAGCTACAGTTGACCCCAACGGCAACTACCGCGAAATCGGCGAAGCCACCAGTGACATGTACGGCAACTACGCAGTGCCCTTCACGCCAGACGTCCCCGGCACCTACCAAATACTTGCAACCTTTGCAGGCTCCAAATCTTACGGTCCATCCGCCTCCTCAACCTATCTCACTGTAACTGACCAATCAACACCTGCACCCACAGCCGCTACATCCTCGGTATCGGTTGCTGACCAGTACTTCATACCCGCAGTCATCGCAATCATAATCACCATCATCTTGGTCGGCGTTGTCCTAGGCGTACTGCTGCTAAGAAAACGACCCTAA
- a CDS encoding DUF5615 family PIN-like protein, protein MKLLLDEMYAGLKEYFETLGYDVLTAQEAGLKGAKDHEVVEYAAKHNLLLVTEDQKPAELAELLGVKCVFISNLMIAQLVDQKIKALPP, encoded by the coding sequence ATGAAACTTTTACTAGACGAAATGTACGCAGGCTTGAAAGAATACTTTGAAACCTTAGGCTATGACGTCTTAACCGCACAGGAAGCGGGGCTTAAAGGCGCCAAAGACCACGAAGTCGTCGAATACGCCGCCAAACACAACCTGCTACTTGTAACAGAAGACCAAAAACCCGCTGAACTAGCTGAACTATTAGGCGTAAAATGCGTATTTATCTCAAATTTAATGATTGCACAGTTAGTGGACCAAAAAATTAAGGCACTGCCGCCTTAG
- a CDS encoding DUF2284 domain-containing protein → MSAENGAEKFGFLVKLALEKGAVDAKIIPANKVVIEDRVTLKCKVGCTNYGKTLACPPYTPTAEEFRKIVSEYKYAMFMKFASNATAEPEVLKNLSVADSDPTVPKEIKEKAAKFWQDWKDDKRRMLQSVVDLEKAAMKEGNSLAISFVSGHCQLCEKCNLETKICRHPELARWSEDAIGVNVKKTAANAGITFTFPFAKTPESFALLLID, encoded by the coding sequence ATGTCTGCTGAAAATGGCGCAGAAAAATTTGGTTTCCTCGTCAAATTAGCCCTTGAAAAAGGTGCAGTTGACGCTAAAATTATTCCAGCCAATAAAGTCGTCATAGAGGACCGCGTAACCCTAAAATGTAAAGTGGGCTGCACCAACTATGGCAAAACCCTCGCGTGCCCACCCTACACACCTACCGCTGAGGAGTTTCGCAAAATTGTTTCCGAATACAAGTATGCTATGTTCATGAAGTTCGCTTCAAACGCGACGGCTGAACCTGAAGTGCTCAAGAATCTCTCCGTAGCTGATTCTGACCCAACTGTCCCCAAAGAAATCAAGGAGAAAGCCGCTAAATTCTGGCAAGACTGGAAAGATGACAAACGCAGAATGCTCCAAAGCGTTGTGGACCTAGAAAAAGCAGCCATGAAAGAAGGCAACAGTTTAGCCATCTCATTTGTTTCAGGGCATTGCCAACTCTGCGAAAAGTGTAATCTTGAAACCAAAATCTGTCGGCATCCCGAGTTGGCAAGATGGTCTGAGGATGCAATAGGCGTTAACGTGAAGAAAACCGCAGCGAACGCGGGGATTACGTTTACTTTTCCGTTTGCGAAGACCCCTGAATCCTTTGCTCTACTCTTGATAGACTAA
- a CDS encoding PadR family transcriptional regulator, which produces MSCPEEKETANWINEAQKGYIRIGVLILLNKKPAHGYEIMKEIKDRTKGFWKPTPGGVYPVLRNLEKSGYIKGRWETQKNRNLKVYTITPHGEAILKRAIIKQSEIFTNIGNLFREFARDVLNIKPPNDVAPPMPSLFSPFFEEKTSPETLESLEAQRQQIKEKMSMLRERLGEVNQEIDRRKKQTP; this is translated from the coding sequence ATGTCCTGCCCAGAAGAAAAAGAAACAGCAAACTGGATAAACGAAGCCCAAAAAGGCTACATACGAATAGGCGTCCTCATCTTACTAAACAAAAAACCCGCCCACGGCTACGAAATCATGAAAGAAATCAAAGACCGCACCAAAGGCTTCTGGAAACCAACCCCCGGCGGAGTCTATCCCGTGCTACGCAACCTTGAAAAAAGCGGGTACATCAAAGGCCGCTGGGAAACCCAAAAAAACCGCAACCTCAAAGTCTACACCATCACCCCACACGGTGAAGCCATCCTCAAACGCGCCATCATAAAACAAAGCGAAATCTTCACCAACATCGGCAATCTCTTTCGCGAATTCGCACGCGACGTACTCAACATAAAACCCCCAAACGATGTCGCTCCACCAATGCCCTCCTTGTTCTCACCGTTTTTTGAAGAAAAAACCAGCCCAGAAACCCTTGAAAGCCTCGAAGCCCAACGTCAACAAATAAAAGAAAAAATGAGTATGCTCCGCGAGCGACTCGGCGAAGTCAACCAAGAAATCGATAGACGCAAAAAACAAACTCCTTAA